GAGACGAAACCATCCCCCATTCGACTATTTTTTTTACACATTGCCCCTTCAGCCTACGCCAATCAGCGGAGGACATCCATGGGCGGAATGCACAGGGGAGGGGTCGGAATGCTGCGGAAGCCCGCCCATCAACCGGCGAAGCTGACGGGATCCCGGTCCAGGGTGATGGCCCCACCCGGCGCAAGGGGAGCCGTGGCCATGGCCTGGCTGAGGGGCCCCCGGGCGGCGGCCTTGAGGAGGAGCTGCATGCGGAAGCGATCCTTGATCCGGGGCACCGGGGCCTCCAGGGGCCCCAGGATCCGCAAGCCCGGCACGGTCTCCAGGCGGCTGCGGAGCTGCCGCAGGACCTCCATGGCCTCCACCGGGGTGTCCGCTTCCGAGCGGTAGAGGGAGAGGGCCGCGAAAGGCGGATAGCCCATGCCCTGGCGGTAGGGCAGCTCATCCTGGGCGAAGCCCTCGAAGTTCTGGGCCACGGCATGGACGATGGCCGGATGGTCCGGGCTATAGGTCTGCAGCACCACCCGTCCCGGGAGTTCGGCCCGGCCGGCGCGCCCCGCCACCTGAGTCAGGAGGTGGAAGGTCCGCTCGGCGGCCCGGAAGTCCGCCACCTTGAGACCCTGGTCCGCGTTGAGGATCCCCACCAGGGTGAGGCGCGGAAAGGTGTGCCCCTTGGCCAGCATCTGGGTGCCCACCAGGATGTCCACCTCCCCCTGCTCCGCCGCCAGGAGCCCCGCCTCCAGGGCCCCTCGGCGAGCCGTGGTGTCCCGGTCCAGGCGCAGGATCCGAGCCGCGGGGAAGAGGGCCTGGAGCTGGTCCTCGATCTGCTCGGTGCCCTCCCCCACCCCCCGGAGGTGTTCCGAGTGGCATGTGGGGCAGGTCTCAGGCGGCACGGCCTCGAAGCCGCAGAGGTGACACCGCAGGCGATAGGCCCCCTTGTGGTAGGTCAAGCTGATGTCACAGTGGGGGCACTCCAGGGTCTTGCCGCAGGCCCGGCACATCCAGAAGTTCTCGAAACCCCGCCGGTTCAGCAGCAGCATGGCCTGCTCCCCCTTTTCCAGGGTCCGCCCCAGGGCCTCCAGCAGCCGGGGCGAAAAGACCACCTTCTTCCGCGTGGTCTTGTAGCACTCCCGCAGATCCACCACCTCCACCTGGGGCAGCGAGCTGCCGGCGGGACGCTCCCGCAGACGGAGCAGGCGGTAACGCCCCGCCTGAGCGGCGTGCCAGCTCTCCAGCGAAGGGGTGGCGCTGCCCAGGATCACCGGGCAGCCCTCGATCTGGGCCCGCTTGATGGCGAGATCTCGGGCATGGATGCGGGGGTGCTCCTCGCTCTTGTACGAACCCTCCTGCTCCTCGTCCACAATAATGAGCCCGATGTCCCGCAGGGGGGCCAGCACCGCATTGCGGACCCCCACGAAGAGGGGGCACTCGTTCTGCAGCAGACGCAGCACATCCGCCTGTTTCTCCGTGGCGTTGAGCCCCGCGTGCCCCACGGCCACCTGCCCTGGGAAGCGCCCCTCCAGACGGGCCAGAAGGCGTGGCGTGAGCCCGATCTCAGGCACCAGCCAGAGCACCCGCCGCCGCCGCGCCAGGGTCCGCTCCGCCAGCTCCAGGTAGACCTCGGTCTTGCCCGAGCCGGTGACCCCGTAGAGAAGGTAGGAGGCGAAGTCCTCCAGGTCCACCGCATCAGCGGCCCGCAGCTGCTCGACATTCAGCTCCACCTGCTTGTGGACGACATCCACCCGCCGCTGGGCCAGCAGGTCCAGACGCTTGACCCGCTCGATGAGCCCCTGGCGCTCCAGGGTGCCGAGCACCGACACACTGACCTTGACCTGCTCCAGCAGCTCGACCTCCAGGATGGCCCCTCCCGCCTCCTCAAGGGCACTCAGCACCCTGCCCTGGGTGGGGGTCACCTTCAGGGGATGGGGCAGTTCTGTCCTCCGGACCTCCGTCAGCCCTGCCCCCCGGAGCTTCCTGCGGTGGAAGAGCGTGGGGAGGGCCTGCTCGCCCCGGTGCCAAGCCTCCCCAAGGCTGGCCAGCTCAGCCAGGGCCCCCGCCTCCCGCAGCTCCATCAGGCGGCGCCCGTCCGGGAGTGCGGTCTGCCAATCGGCCTGAACGCCCTGGGGCAGACAGAGCTGCATGAGGTGGGCCACTCCGCACCCGTAGTAGCGCCCGGCGAAGTCCAGCAGCTCGCGCAGCCTCGGCGGCAGGAGGGGGAAGGGGTCCAGCGGCCCTTCGATGGGACGCAGCTTGGCAGGGGGCTCGGGATCGGGCCCCAGCACCACGCCCAGGGCCCGACTGTTCCGCACCCGCACCTCTACGCGGGTCCCGGGCGCAAGCCCTTCGGGAGCCAAGTAGGTCAGGGGTGGCAGGGGGCGCGCCAGCTCGATGCGGGTGGGTACCATGGGGTTCCCAGCATAACCCGATCCCGGTGCTGGCATTCTGGAGGAGCGAGCCCCCCCATGAAGACTCCCCTGCTGTGCATGGCCCTGTCCCTGTCGCTCTCCGCCGCACCCCTAGGCTGGCCGGAGGCCTCCCGGATCCTCCTGGAGGCCTACGACCAGGACCACCCCCTCCCGCGGCTGGAGGTGACCCGCGTGGACCAGCCTCAGCTGCGGTGGCTGCGGGCCTGCGCCAGCGGCATCCGGCCCATGGACCCCTTCCGCCGGGGCAGCGCGAGCTGGCGGGAGGCCGAGGCCATCCGGGCCCTGCTGCAGGCCCCTCCGGCCCTTGAGAGCCTCCACGCCGTCCCCCTGGACCTGACGGGCTCCCGCATGGCCTTCTGGCGCTGGGGCCAGGCACTGGTCCGGCATAAGGCCATGAGCCGGGAGCAGCGCCGGGCCTGGGAGGACCGCCTCATGGACGGCCCTGCGGATCTCCTGCGGACCTACGGTTTGAGGCATGCCCTCTGCTTCGCCCTTGCGGAGGGGGACCTGGACCGATTCCAGGCCATCCAGGCCCGGACCCTCCCCGAGGACCAGGACTTCCTGGCGCTGTTCCAGGGCGCCTTCCCCCTCATCGGAGGCCCCTGCCCTGCCCTGCGCCTCTGGACCCTCCCAGGGCTGGAGGCGGTGGAGCAGCCCCTCCCGGAACTCGCCCCCAAGGGGGCCTGGATCGCGCCCCTGGCGGTCTTCCCCACCCCACCACCGGAGGGCTGGCTCTGGATCATTCCTACCCGGAGCGGACACCAGCCCCACGAGGAGTGGGAGCTGGACGGCCCCAGCCGCGAAGAGGGGGTGGCCCTGGCCCGCCAGCTCAAGGGACGGAAGGCCTTCCTGGCCCCCAGTGGCCAGGAGCTGGAGTCCCTGGTCCCCTCCCTCTTCCCCATACGACTGGACTTCGGCGACGACGGCACCCTCAAGGCCATCACCCTGGGGGACGCCGCCCGGGTGGAGGGCGGCACCCCCCACCGAGGTCTTGCAAGATGAATGCGTCAATATAGAATCCATTCATCTTACAAGGAGCCCCCATGACCGCCCGACGCAGCAGCTCCCCCCGCTATGGCTGGGTCCCCGACCTCCCCGACCACCGCGACTTCCGCTACGCCCTGAGGCGCATGCCCGTGGAGGCCCCCAAGCGGCTCCCCTCCAGGGTGGACCTGAGCGGCGAGCCCATGGCCACCCCTTATGACCAGGGCGAGCTGGGCAGCTGCACGGCCAACGCCCTGGCCGGGGCCTTCCAGTTCGACCACCGGCGGCAGGGCCTCGGTGACCTCATGCCCAGCCGCCTCTTCATCTACTATGGCGAGCGGGAGCTGGAGGGGAGCATCGACAGCGATTCGGGCGCCATGATCCGGGATGGCATCAAGGTACTGGCCAGCCAGGGCACGCCTCCTGAAGAACTCTGGCCCTACCGCATCGACCGCTTCGCCAAGCGCCCCAGCCCCAAGGTCTATGATGCCGCCAGGGAGAATCTGGCCCTCAGCTACTTCCGCCTGGACAACACCCAGCTGAACGAGCTGCTCACCTGTCTGGCGGCGGGCTATCCCTTCGTCTTCGGCTTCACGGTCTACGACAGCTTCGAGTCTCCCAGGACCACCCAGGAGGGGATCCTGGACATGCCCGGCGAGGGGGAACGGGTGCTGGGGGGCCATGCCGTGGTGGCCGTGGGCTACGACCGCAAGGCCAAGCGTTTCCTGGTGCGGAACTCCTACGGCCCCCAGTGGGGCGACAAGGGGCACTTCACCATCCCCTTCGACTACCTCACCAGTGAGGACCTCGCCGCGGACTTCTGGACCATCCGCACCGTCAGCTGAAGGCCTTTTGACACGAGGTATGCAGGTATGGTCCGTTAGGGGGAGCCCCTGTCGAGGTCCCATGCCGTCGTCCGCCTTCCCCTCCAGCTTCTGGAACGCCAACCTCACCGAGCTCTTCGAGCGCGCCGCCTACTACGCCATGGCGAGCTTCGTGGTGATCTATCTGGGCCAGCTGGGCTTCGGTGATACCTGGCCCAGCGTCATCAACGGCTCGGTGCTCTGGTTCCTGGTGTACTTCCTGCCGATCCTCTCGGGTGCGGTGGCGGACCAGGTGGGCTTCAAGCGCTCCCTCCTGGTGGCCTGCGTGCTGCTGGCCCTGGGCTACTTCCTCATGGGCTACCCGGTCTGGTTCGGGGGGCGCCAGCTCCAGCCGGCCATGTCCAGGATGGTGACCGTGGACTGGGGCACCACCCTCACCATCCTGTCGGCGGTGCTGCTCATCGGGGTGGGCGGGAGCATCGTCAAGCCCTGCATCGCCGGCACAGTCCAGAAGACCGCGGGGAAGCGCAGCACCCTGGGCTTCGGCATCTTCTACATGATCATCAACATCGGCAGTCTGGTGGGACGCCTGGTGGCCTACCGGGTGCGCCACGCGCCGGGCACCGGGCTGAGCGTCATCTTCGCCGTCAGCGCCGTCGCCTCGGGCGTGGCCTTCCTGGTGGTGCTCCTGCTCTACCGGGAACCTGACCTGGAGATGGGTGAAAGCCAGGCCAAGCCCCGCAAGTCCGTGGGGGAGATCCTCTCAGGCATGGTGCTGGCCCTGAAGAGCCCGCGCTTCCTGGTCTTCATCCTGGTCTCCAGCGGCTTCTTCTTCATCTACAACCAGGTCTACAACCTCCTGCCCATCTACACGAAGCGGACCATCGAGCTGAGCCCGGCCATGGACCTCTACACCGCCGCCAATCCGCTGGTGATCGTCCTCTTCCAGCTCCTCATCACCAAAGCCTTCGGCAAGCTGCCCCCCATCAAGTCCATCGTGGTGGGCATCATCCTCATCGGCCTCTCCATGCTGGTGAATCTGGTACCCCTCTTCATGCCCGGCGGGGTCACCCGCGACGTGGCCCTGGGCCATCTGGCCCTCCCCATGGGTAGCCTCTTCATCACCCTCACGGTGGGCCTCATCGCCTTCGGCGAGCTCTTCAACTCCAGCCGTCTCTACGAGTACCTGGGCTCCCTCAGCCCCAAGGGGCAGGAGGGCCTCTACCTGGGCTACGCCAACCTCCCCCTGGCCATCGGGAGCCTGGTGGGGGGCTGGGGCGGGGCCTGGATCTTCAACCGGATCATGGCCCGGGGGGCGGTGGAGCTGCCCAACGGCCTGTTGAAGCTCGATACCGCCGCCGCCACCCTAGGCTGGGTCATCCTGGCGGGGCTGGGCCTCCTCAGCGCCCTGAGCATGGCCCTCTACAACCGGTGGCTCCAGAGGCAGGTCGTCCAGGGCGCCTAGCCGCCTGCCCGGGCCCACACCGCGACCGTCAGCAGACGGAGCGGGGCGAGTCAGGCCGATCACCAGGAAGCATTGAGCCCGAAGGAACGGGATAGCCGGGATCCGGGCTCAGCCCTCCGCCTCCAGCATCCCGAAGCGCGCCACGATACGCTTCTCGCCGGCCTCGGCGAAGCGGATGGTGTAGGTGAGCATGTCTCCGCTGCCGGTGACCGAGGTGATAACGCCCCGGCCGAAGCGGGGGCTGCGGACCCGCGCCCCCCGGGCGAAGACAGTGCCAGGGGTGGCAGGAACATCCTGGGGCTCGTCCAGACCGGAGGCGGGTGGGGCTGGGGACTCCGCTGCGGCTTCGGGGACCGGACGGTCTTCCCCGGCCCCCGATGCAGCCTTCACCTTGTCGAAGAAGCCCCGGATGCGGCTGAGCTCGCTGGCCACCGAGGCTCCGCCCCCACCCCGAGGGGCCATGCGAGAGGCGCTCACCCCCTGCCCTGCCTGGTAGAGCTCTGTTCCCCAGCGGATGGGGTTCTCCAGCACCTCCGGGGGCAGTTCCCGCAGGAAACGGCTGGGCATACCCAGGACCTCCTGCCCGAAGATCCGGCGGCGGCGGGCGGCGGTGAGGTATAGCCGCTGCTGGGCGCGGGTGATGGCCACATAGAAGAGCCGCCGCTCCTCCTCCAGCCCGTCGTCGGTGTCCCGGGCGTTGCGGTTGGGGAAGACATCCTCCTCCATGCCCACCAGGAACACCACCGGGAACTCCAAGCCCTTGGCGCAGTGGATGGTCATGAGGGAGAGCTGGGCAGCCTCCTCCACCTGGTCAGCATCGGAGGCCAGGCTCACCCGATCCAGGAACTCCGCCAGGCGCAGGCCCTGGCCTTCCGAGTCGGCGGCGGCGGAAACAAACTCTTCCAGGTTGCGCAGGCGCCCCTCGGACTCCAGGGTCGCCTCCTCCTCCAGCATCTGCACATAGCCGGACTCCACCAGCATCCAGCGGACAAAGGAGCTCAGCCCCTGGGCCGTGAGTTCCGTGGCCGCCCGGCGGAAGAGTTCCACAAACCGGGTCATCTCCCGCTGGGCCCGCCCCTTGAGCTCCCCGGCCTTCAGAAGGGCGATGGTACCCTCCAGAGCCGTACCCATCTCGGGGATGGCTGCCTCGATTTTGGCAAGAGTGGTGGGCCCCACCCCCCGGCTGGGGGCGGCGATGGCCCGCCGGAAGCTCACCAGATCAAAGGGGTTGCAGGCCAGACGCAGGTAGGCCAGCAGGTCCTTGACCTCCTGGCGCTCGTAGAACTTGGTGCCCCCCACCAGCTTGTAGGGGACATTGACCGCTCGCAGGGCCTCTTCCAGCTGCCGGGACTGCCAGTTGGCACGATAGAGCACTGCGATCTTGCCCCCGGGGGCCTGGGCCCGGTGGGACAGGATCTTCTGCACCACCCACTCAGCCTCCAGGCGCCCCTCCTGGGCCAGGTTGAAACTCAGGTGCTCGCCGTGCCCCAGGTCGGTCCAGAGGGTCTTGCCCAGTCGCTGGGAGTTGTTGGCGATGACGGTGCTGGCGGCATCCAGGATCTTCTGGGTGGAGCGGTAGTTCTGCTCCAGCTTGATCTGGACGGCCTCGGGGAAGTCCCGCTGGAAGTCCAGGATGTTGCGGATGTCGGCCCCTCGCCAGCCATAGATCGACTGATCCTCATCCCCCACAACACATAGATTGTGGTGGCGTTCCGCCAGATGCCTCACCAAGAGGTACTGAGCCTTGTTGGTGTCCTGATACTCGTCCACCAGGAGGTATTTGAAGCGCTCGGCGTAGACCTCCTGCATCACGGGCTCCCGGAAGAGGCGCTCCGTGTAGAGCAGCAGGTCATCGAAGTCAGAGGCCTTCTGCTGACGGAGCCCCTTCTGATAGAGGGCATAGGCCTCCACCAGCTTGCGGGTCCAGGGATCCACGGCCTCCTCCCGGGCCTCTTCGGGGAGCAGGCATCGGTTCTTGAAGTCGGAGATCATCTCCAGGACCTTCCGGGGATGGAACTGCTTCTCCGGCAGCTTCAGCTCTGTGAGCACCTGCTTGACCAGACTCCGCTGGTCCGAGGGATCGAAGATGACGAAGTCCCGGCCGATGGGGGTACGCTCCCCCTCCCGGCGAAGGATCCGGGTGCAGAAGCTGTGGAATGTGCTCACCCAGAGCTGCTCGACCGGCACCGAGACCAGCTTCTGGACACGCTCCCGCATTTCCTCGGCGGCCTTGTTGGTGAAAGTCACGGCAAGGATGGAGGAGGGCCGCACCCCCACCTCCTCGACCAGCCAGGCGATGCGCCGGGTGATCACCGTCGTCTTGCCCGAACCGGCCCCCGCCAGGATCAGCAGCGGTCCTTGGGCATGCTGGACGGCTTCCTGCTGTTGGGGGTTCAGGTTCTGGAGGAGAGGGTGCCCGGATGGATGCATCCTCCGAGTCTACCCATTTGGGGGCCACTCGGGACCATGGGTCGCCATGGCCCCGTCTTCTTGCCCTCCGACCTCACTTCCCCGGGAGGATGACCGCCCGGATCGCCGCCAGGATGGTATCCACATCCTCCTCCCGGATCCGCCTCCGCGCGTTGGAGAAGGTCTGCTTCTTCTTGTCATAGGCATAGTAGCCGAGCTTGGTCAGCTGCCCTTTGATGGCCCGGGTCTGAGCCTCGGTGAGCCTCGAGAAGAGCTGCCTCTCAAGGCAGACGTTCCACTCGAAGATGTTCGACCAGGTGACATCGTCCCACCCCTTCCCCCGCTTCTGGAGGCAGACCCGGCTCTCCTCCAGGAGCGCCAGGGCCTCGGCCTCCGGCAGGGCGGGTCCCAGGTCGGCAGCAGGGGCGGAGGTGGCCGCCGTGGGGAGGGGCGGAGCACCCTGCCCGAGGGGCGGAGCCATCAGGGAATCACCCCGCCCTGGCAGGATCGCCTCACTCAGGAGGGCGAGGATGCGCTCCACATCCTCCTCCTGGATCTTCTTCTGGGCCGAGGCATAGGTATGCCGGTCCGGGTCAGACACGTAATACCCCAGTTGCGCCATGGAGGCCTTGAAAGCCTCCTTCCGGGCCTCTGGGAGCCGCGTCAGGACCTGCGCCTCCAGGCTGGTGTCCCACTCATAGATGTTCATCCACCGGCGCTCGTCCCAGGTCTTCCCGGTTCTCTGCAGGCACTGTCTGGCCGTGTCGACGAGGGTCCGGGCCTCGCTCTCCGACATGGCCGGCCCTGTGGGAACAGGGGGCCTGGGCGGAGGCACCGGCTGCGGTGGGACCGGTTTGGGATCCGGAGACGGTGCGCAGCGCTCCCCGGCGAGGACCACCGAGCGGATGACGGAGAGGATGGATTCCATGTCCCCGGGCTGGATGCGCTTCCGCGCATTGGAGAAGGTCTTCCTCTTGGCGTCGTAGCGATAATAGCCCAGCTTCGCCAGATGGGCCTTGATGACCTGCTTCTGGTCCTCCGTGAGCTTGCTGAAGAGCCGCTCCTCCAGGCAGACGTTCCACGCGAAGACATTCGACCAAGTGTTGTCGTCCCAGCTCTGACCATCCATCTGCAGGCAGTGTGCGCTCTCCTCCACGAGAGCCTTGGCCACGGCATCAGAGGGTGCCGAGCCAGAACCGGGAGCAGCGCAAAGCAGGGACAGCGAGAGGACCCAAGGGCTTAGCATGCTGACAACTCCTTCAGGGATGTTCCGTGAGTGGTTTTGACCTCCAGCTTAGCCCAAGGCGCAAGGGCACACCCGACGCAAAGCAGCCTGGGAGGCCAGGTGCCTCTCTTTCGGGGGCGAAACGCCTCCTGCCAGGTTGCGACAGCTAGGCTGAACCTCCCGTCCCCGCTATGCTGGGGAGCACGTGCCGGTGTGGCGGAATGGCAGACGCAGCGGACTTAAAATCCGCCGGGCAACCGTGCGGGTTCGACCCCCGCCACCGGCACCATTGAGTTTCAGGCTGGTCGCACAAGCGCGTCTTGAGTCTTCGGGTACAACAGGTGTAAAAAGCGGATCACACCGCAAAGTCGATACACCCCCTCGCACTGTTTCTCTTAGTAATGGTTCCCATAATGGAACCATGGGACGTCGTTTCTGTATTTGGAATTCCCGTTGGGAGCTACCGCCGCACGCCAACAGTTCGTTCCGGCTGAGGTGGTGTATGCCGGTGGCCGAACCGTGGAGGCTGTGTCAGGGGCACAGGGCGTGAGCCCGCACTGGATGCCAATGCTGACCATACGGGAGGGCCGAGGTGGTCCAGGACTTGCCAAGGGCTCAGGTGGACCGGGTAGATTAGGGGGCTGGCGGGGGGGCGGATCGGGGGACGCATGAAGGTGCCTGTGCAGACGGATTGGATAAGGACCCGGGGGGAGTTCTCGGCCATCGCCTTCCTGGAGTCCCTTCTGGCGGAGGCGGCGCCGAAGTGGACCGAGGGCTTACAACGAAGCCTGGCGGAGATCCGCACGTTGGCAGACTTCTCGGTGCTGGCGGACTACCTCCATGACGGGGTCCAGATTCTGGATGGCCAGGGGCGATTGACCTATGTGAACGAGCCCTTCGTCAGGCTGACCGGGATCGCTCGGGAGGAGTGCATCGGCAAGGGGGCCCTGGCCCTGGTGAAGGGGGGGCTGCTCAGTGATGCCGCAGTCCCGGGCGTCCTGAAGAGCCGCGCCAAGGGCAATGCCATGGTGGACTGCCCCCGGACGGGCCGGAAGCTTCTCAGTACGGCCAATCCCATATTCGACCCGAGCGGCGCCATCGAGGCGGTGGTGGTGGTGGACCGGGATATGACGGAGCTCGCCTCGGTGAAGGCGGAGCTGGAGGCCAACAACCGGAAGAAGGCCCTGATGCTGGATCACCTCAAGCGGAGCCACCAGTCCCAGGGCTTCATCGGGGAGAGTGCCCCGGTGCGGGAGATGCTGCGCCTGGTTCAGCAGGTGGCGCCCCTGGATGCCACCGTGCTCATCACCGGGGAGACGGGGACCGGCAAGGAGGTGATCGCCAACGCGATCTACACCCAGAGTCGGCGCCAGGACGGCCCCTTCATCAAGGTCAACTGCGCGGCGATTCCCGCCAACCTCCTGGAGGCGGAGCTCTTCGGCTACGAAAAGGGCGCCTTCACCGGGGCCGTCTCCACGGGGCGGATCGGGCTCTTCGAACTGGCGGACAAGGGCGCCCTGCTGCTGGACGAGATCGGGGAGATGCCCCTGGAGCTCCAGCCCAAGCTGCTGCGCGCCCTGCAGGACCGGGAGATCACCCGGGTCGGGGGCGGAAGGCCCATCAAGCTGGACGTGCGCCTGCTGGCGGCCACCCACTGCCAGCTGCTGGAGCTGGTGAGGCAGGGGCGCTTCCGGGAGGACCTCTACTACCGATTGGCGGTGTTCCCCATCCAGATTCCCCCGCTGCGGAGCCGGGAGGGGGATGTGGAGCTCCTGGTGCGTCACTTCCTGGAGACCTACGGGGCGAAGTACGGAAAGGAACTGTCGCTGTCCGAGGGGGGCATGGCCCTGCTGCGGGCCTATGGCTGGCCGGGCAATGTGCGCGAGCTGATCAATGTGGTCGAGCGGCTCGTCATCGTGGGGGAAGGGGGCTCCACGGTGGAGGAGGAGCGCATCCGGGCCCTGGTGGATGTGGGGGGTGGACGGGTGGAGGCGAGCAAGGGAGGTCTCCGGGCCTCCCTGGACCTCCTGGAGGGGGAGCTGTTGAGGCAGGCCCTCGCCAAGGGGGGAAGCACCCGGGCTGCGGCCGAGCTGCTGGACATCGACCAGGCCTCGGTGGTGCGGAAGGCCCGCAAGCATGGGATCCGCTTGAAGCCCCATTGATGATAAAATGCATCAATCGATGCAATTTATCATCAAATCGCCTATCTGGTGGAAAACCCAAGGGATGAGGGGCTCCCCTTGGGCTTGGTCTGATGCAATCCGTCATCAGTGTGGTGTGGGAGTGATCCACTAAGCGCTTTGCTGACAGGTGGTTGAAGTTTGGCACGCTTGGTGCGGTCTGGGGTCTGTCACCCATCCGCCATCCCCTTCCGGCCCTGGAGCACCCTGGGTGCCTGAGCCTGGAGGGTGGCTTCCACCAGCGTCCTGAGGTTCGGCCCCTTCCGGCCGGTCTGCCTTCGGCTTGTCCCGGCCATGAGCCCATGGCCCATTCCCCTTGGAGGTTTTCCATGCCCATCAAACTGATGGCTGCGTCCCGGCGCCGCCCGGGCCTGACCCGGGCGGAGTATTTCCGCTACATCGAGCAGTACCACGGCACGGTGGCGCGCCTCGAGCCCTTCCGGATCGCCAAGTACATCCAGAACCATGTGATCGATGGGGCCTTCGGCCTCCTCTCGGATCGCAAGCACCAGTGCAAGACCCAGGACCGGGAGGCGGTGGTGGACCTCCACTTCAACTGCTTCCCCGACCTGGTGGCGAGCCTGGATACCGGCGGCGATAAGCCCTCCCGGGCGGCCATGGATGGTCAGTACTTCGCCGATGAGCCCACCAACATCCTGGTGATGGCCGAAGAGTTCGAGATGCCCGTCACCAACCCCATGCCGACCTTCAACCCCGGCCTCGGGGAGCCCGGCTACGGTGCGGTCCGGGTCCTCCACTACGTCATGCGGCGCCCTGAGGTGTTCCCCCAGGATTTCCATCGCCTCTGGGAGCAGGCCCACGCCGAGGCCTATGCGAAGTCTCCCTATGCCCAGGAGATGTTCCGGAAGGTGGTGGCCAACCGCCGCTGCCGGGTCAATGACAACGACGGGCCCGCCCGCAAGCACTTCGGCATGATCGACCCCCCGATTTATGACCTGGTCACCGCCATCACCCTGGACTCCATGGAGCAGGCCGGAGCCTTCCGCCAGTACCTCGAGGCGCTGCAGGCCTCCACCCTTGGCTTCGCCAACTGGTCCGAGTCGTTTTTCCTCTACACCCGCCCGGTCCGGATCATCGACAACACGCCCCTCAACGTCTGAATCCCTGCGACACATCGCCCATAGGTGAATCCATGAACAAGAACCTCCCTGAGTGGAAGGCCCAGAAGGCCTACGACCAGAACTTCGCCGACACGAAGATCAAGGCCACCCGCCCCGATCTCACTGCAGAGGAGAAGGCCCGCCCCTTCGCGAAGTACTACTACGAAGACATCAAGCAGCCCGATCCCGCCCACTATGCAGCCATGGACCAGCCCATGGATCCCGCCCAGTCCTTCGGCCCCGAAGACATCAACCGTCTCCTGGATGTCGAGGCGCTGGAGAAGGGGGTCGAGGTGGGCTGGTGCTGGCGGCCGGATGGCTCCGGCTACATCGCCAACAAGATCTTCTACCCCGGCGTCACCGCCGAGATGGTGGACTGGTGGTTCGCCTGGCACCCCCTGGAGGACCTCCGCTACCGCATCTGGTACCCCCCTCAGCACGGGGGCATCCACCTGAGCCCCATCGACCGGGCCCGGATCCTGGACCCCCAGGTGCCCAACCGGGAGAAGAACTGGGGCGTCACCCACCATGTGACCGAGAACTGCGACAACGGCATGGACAACATCGACATCATCTTCTCCTCCCCGGAGCAGATGGGCTTCGACATGACCCGCTTCCCCAAGGTCATCGCCACCATGGCCGGTGGGATGGGGTGGCAGTGCCCGGTGGAGAAGGATGACCTGACCATCACCGCCCCCGCCACCATGTGCCACGTCTTCTACGAGGTGCCCGGGGGGATCATCCACCGCACCCGCTTCTGGATGGGGGTGCGTCCCCTCCCCGGCGGCGGTTACGAGTGCATCCTGCCCGCTGGCATCAAGGTCCCCCAGGAGGCCGTGCAGGGGCTGGCCCGGCACAACGTCAAGGAATTCTCCCGGTTCGGGGACATGCTGCCCCGCATCTACAAGGAGTTCGGCCACAGCATGTTCTGCTGATGGCCCGCTGAGCGCCCGGTGTGCCGCCTGCCTGTGCCCATTTGGCCAGGCAGGCGGTTCTGCATTCATGCCAATCC
The sequence above is drawn from the uncultured Holophaga sp. genome and encodes:
- the priA gene encoding primosomal protein N' → MVPTRIELARPLPPLTYLAPEGLAPGTRVEVRVRNSRALGVVLGPDPEPPAKLRPIEGPLDPFPLLPPRLRELLDFAGRYYGCGVAHLMQLCLPQGVQADWQTALPDGRRLMELREAGALAELASLGEAWHRGEQALPTLFHRRKLRGAGLTEVRRTELPHPLKVTPTQGRVLSALEEAGGAILEVELLEQVKVSVSVLGTLERQGLIERVKRLDLLAQRRVDVVHKQVELNVEQLRAADAVDLEDFASYLLYGVTGSGKTEVYLELAERTLARRRRVLWLVPEIGLTPRLLARLEGRFPGQVAVGHAGLNATEKQADVLRLLQNECPLFVGVRNAVLAPLRDIGLIIVDEEQEGSYKSEEHPRIHARDLAIKRAQIEGCPVILGSATPSLESWHAAQAGRYRLLRLRERPAGSSLPQVEVVDLRECYKTTRKKVVFSPRLLEALGRTLEKGEQAMLLLNRRGFENFWMCRACGKTLECPHCDISLTYHKGAYRLRCHLCGFEAVPPETCPTCHSEHLRGVGEGTEQIEDQLQALFPAARILRLDRDTTARRGALEAGLLAAEQGEVDILVGTQMLAKGHTFPRLTLVGILNADQGLKVADFRAAERTFHLLTQVAGRAGRAELPGRVVLQTYSPDHPAIVHAVAQNFEGFAQDELPYRQGMGYPPFAALSLYRSEADTPVEAMEVLRQLRSRLETVPGLRILGPLEAPVPRIKDRFRMQLLLKAAARGPLSQAMATAPLAPGGAITLDRDPVSFAG
- a CDS encoding C1 family peptidase — protein: MTARRSSSPRYGWVPDLPDHRDFRYALRRMPVEAPKRLPSRVDLSGEPMATPYDQGELGSCTANALAGAFQFDHRRQGLGDLMPSRLFIYYGERELEGSIDSDSGAMIRDGIKVLASQGTPPEELWPYRIDRFAKRPSPKVYDAARENLALSYFRLDNTQLNELLTCLAAGYPFVFGFTVYDSFESPRTTQEGILDMPGEGERVLGGHAVVAVGYDRKAKRFLVRNSYGPQWGDKGHFTIPFDYLTSEDLAADFWTIRTVS
- a CDS encoding MFS transporter, producing the protein MPSSAFPSSFWNANLTELFERAAYYAMASFVVIYLGQLGFGDTWPSVINGSVLWFLVYFLPILSGAVADQVGFKRSLLVACVLLALGYFLMGYPVWFGGRQLQPAMSRMVTVDWGTTLTILSAVLLIGVGGSIVKPCIAGTVQKTAGKRSTLGFGIFYMIINIGSLVGRLVAYRVRHAPGTGLSVIFAVSAVASGVAFLVVLLLYREPDLEMGESQAKPRKSVGEILSGMVLALKSPRFLVFILVSSGFFFIYNQVYNLLPIYTKRTIELSPAMDLYTAANPLVIVLFQLLITKAFGKLPPIKSIVVGIILIGLSMLVNLVPLFMPGGVTRDVALGHLALPMGSLFITLTVGLIAFGELFNSSRLYEYLGSLSPKGQEGLYLGYANLPLAIGSLVGGWGGAWIFNRIMARGAVELPNGLLKLDTAAATLGWVILAGLGLLSALSMALYNRWLQRQVVQGA
- a CDS encoding UvrD-helicase domain-containing protein, whose translation is MHPSGHPLLQNLNPQQQEAVQHAQGPLLILAGAGSGKTTVITRRIAWLVEEVGVRPSSILAVTFTNKAAEEMRERVQKLVSVPVEQLWVSTFHSFCTRILRREGERTPIGRDFVIFDPSDQRSLVKQVLTELKLPEKQFHPRKVLEMISDFKNRCLLPEEAREEAVDPWTRKLVEAYALYQKGLRQQKASDFDDLLLYTERLFREPVMQEVYAERFKYLLVDEYQDTNKAQYLLVRHLAERHHNLCVVGDEDQSIYGWRGADIRNILDFQRDFPEAVQIKLEQNYRSTQKILDAASTVIANNSQRLGKTLWTDLGHGEHLSFNLAQEGRLEAEWVVQKILSHRAQAPGGKIAVLYRANWQSRQLEEALRAVNVPYKLVGGTKFYERQEVKDLLAYLRLACNPFDLVSFRRAIAAPSRGVGPTTLAKIEAAIPEMGTALEGTIALLKAGELKGRAQREMTRFVELFRRAATELTAQGLSSFVRWMLVESGYVQMLEEEATLESEGRLRNLEEFVSAAADSEGQGLRLAEFLDRVSLASDADQVEEAAQLSLMTIHCAKGLEFPVVFLVGMEEDVFPNRNARDTDDGLEEERRLFYVAITRAQQRLYLTAARRRRIFGQEVLGMPSRFLRELPPEVLENPIRWGTELYQAGQGVSASRMAPRGGGGASVASELSRIRGFFDKVKAASGAGEDRPVPEAAAESPAPPASGLDEPQDVPATPGTVFARGARVRSPRFGRGVITSVTGSGDMLTYTIRFAEAGEKRIVARFGMLEAEG